From the genome of Pirellulaceae bacterium, one region includes:
- a CDS encoding SET domain-containing protein, with the protein MPNSGITSVHRDDSVRIGETPVGKGVFSERTYPANAVIGEITGDVVTNGWSGSRYSFEIDDRTQLDPHAPFRYLNHSCEPNCEFDWFDDDGMNGDVAPVYLIALRDIRPAEELTIDYNWPAIAAIPCHCAAASCRGWIVSLDELDLLDRTREDHRSNDR; encoded by the coding sequence ATGCCGAATTCCGGGATCACTTCGGTCCACCGAGACGATTCGGTACGCATCGGTGAGACACCTGTAGGCAAGGGCGTTTTTTCGGAACGAACTTATCCGGCTAACGCGGTCATCGGTGAGATCACCGGCGACGTCGTCACCAATGGTTGGAGCGGGTCCAGGTATTCGTTTGAAATTGACGATCGAACTCAGTTGGATCCGCATGCGCCGTTCCGATATTTGAACCATAGTTGCGAACCTAATTGTGAGTTCGACTGGTTCGACGATGACGGGATGAATGGAGACGTGGCCCCGGTGTACTTGATCGCGCTACGCGACATCAGGCCCGCCGAAGAGTTGACAATCGACTACAACTGGCCCGCAATCGCTGCCATTCCCTGCCATTGTGCCGCCGCGTCGTGTCGTGGCTGGATTGTCAGTCTCGACGAGTTGGATTTGCTCGATAGGACGCGCGAAGACCATCGATCAAATGACCGATGA